One segment of Macrotis lagotis isolate mMagLag1 chromosome 1, bilby.v1.9.chrom.fasta, whole genome shotgun sequence DNA contains the following:
- the HDAC3 gene encoding histone deacetylase 3 isoform X4, with amino-acid sequence MAKTVAYFYDPDVGNFHYGAGHPMKPHRLALTHSLVLHYGLYKKMIVFKPYQASQHDMCRFHSEDYIDFLQRVSPTNMQGFTKSLNAFNVGDDCPVFPGLFEFCSRYTGASLQGATQLNNKICDIAINWAGGLHHAKKFEASGFCYVNDIVIGILELLKYHPRVLYIDIDIHHGDGVQEAFYLTDRVMTVSFHKYGNYFFPGTGDMYEVGAESGRYYCLNVPLRDGIDDQSYKHLFQPVINQVVDFYQPTCIVLQCGADSLGCDRLGCFNLSIRGHGECVEYVKSFNIPLLVLGGGGYTVRNVARCWTYETSLLVEEAISEELPYSEYFEYFAPDFTLHPDVSTRIENQNSRQYLDQIRQTIFENLKMLNHAPSVQIHDVPSDLLTYDRTDEADAEERGPEENYTRPEASNEFYDGDHDNDKESDVEI; translated from the exons ATGGCCAAGACGGTGGCCTACTTCTATGACCCGGATGTGGGGAACTTCCACTACG GGGCCGGTCACCCCATGAAGCCCCATCGCCTGGCGCTCACCCACAGCCTGGTGCTGCACTATGGACTCTACAAGAAGATGATA gTCTTCAAGCCATACCAAGCCTCTCAGCATGATATGTGCCGCTTCCATTCAGAAGATTACATTGATTTCTTGCAGCGGGTCAGCCCCACCAACATGCAGGGCTTTACTAAGAGTCTCAATGCCTTCAATGTAGGGGATGACTG TCCTGTGTTCCCAGGCCTCTTTGAGTTCTGTTCCCGTTACACAGGTGCTTCCCTACAGGGAGCTACACAATTGAATAATAAG ATCTGTGATATTGCCATTAACTGGGCTGGAGGGCTGCACCATGCTAAGAAGTTTGag GCCTCAGGTTTCTGCTATGTCAATGACATTGTGATCGGCATCCTGGAACTACTGAA GTATCATCCCCGTGTGTTGTACATTGATATTGACATCCACCATGGAGATGGTGTACAGGAAGCCTTTTATCTTACTGATCGAGTCATGACTGTCTCTTTCCATAAATATGGCAATTACTTCTTCCCTGGCACAG GTGATATGTATGAAGTTGGAGCAGAAAGTGGACGATACTACTGTCTCAATGTGCCCCTGCGAGATGGCATCGATGACCAGA GTTACAAGCACCTCTTCCAGCCTGTCATCAACCAAGTGGTGGATTTTTACCAACCTACATGCATTGTGTTACAG TGTGGAGCTGATTCACTGGGTTGTGATCGACTGGGCTGCTTCAACCTTAGCATCCGAGGTCATGG GGAGTGTGTCGAATATGTCAAGAGCTTTAACATCCCATTGCTGGTACTGGGTGGTGGTGGCTACACTGTGCGAAATGTTGCCCGATGCTG GACATATGAGACATCACTATTGGTAGAAGAAGCTATCAGTGAGGAGCTACCATATAGTG aatattttgagtACTTTGCCCCAGACTTCACATTGCATCCAGATGTCAGCACACGCATTGAAAACCAAAATTCACGCCAG TACCTTGACCAGATCCGGCAGACCATCTTTGAGAATCTGAAAATGTTGAATCATGCACCCAGTGTCCAGATTCATGATGTGCCATCTGATCTGCTGACCTATGACAGAACTGATGAAGCTGATGCTGAAGAAAGGGGCCCTGAAGAAAATTATACCAG GCCAGAGGCTTCCAACGAGTTCTATGATGGAGACCATGACAACGATAAGGAAAGTGATGTAGAGATTTGA
- the HDAC3 gene encoding histone deacetylase 3 isoform X1, whose product MTRMWGTSTTVFKPYQASQHDMCRFHSEDYIDFLQRVSPTNMQGFTKSLNAFNVGDDCPVFPGLFEFCSRYTGASLQGATQLNNKICDIAINWAGGLHHAKKFEASGFCYVNDIVIGILELLKYHPRVLYIDIDIHHGDGVQEAFYLTDRVMTVSFHKYGNYFFPGTGDMYEVGAESGRYYCLNVPLRDGIDDQSYKHLFQPVINQVVDFYQPTCIVLQCGADSLGCDRLGCFNLSIRGHGECVEYVKSFNIPLLVLGGGGYTVRNVARCWTYETSLLVEEAISEELPYSEYFEYFAPDFTLHPDVSTRIENQNSRQYLDQIRQTIFENLKMLNHAPSVQIHDVPSDLLTYDRTDEADAEERGPEENYTRPEASNEFYDGDHDNDKESDVEI is encoded by the exons ATGACCCGGATGTGGGGAACTTCCACTACG gTCTTCAAGCCATACCAAGCCTCTCAGCATGATATGTGCCGCTTCCATTCAGAAGATTACATTGATTTCTTGCAGCGGGTCAGCCCCACCAACATGCAGGGCTTTACTAAGAGTCTCAATGCCTTCAATGTAGGGGATGACTG TCCTGTGTTCCCAGGCCTCTTTGAGTTCTGTTCCCGTTACACAGGTGCTTCCCTACAGGGAGCTACACAATTGAATAATAAG ATCTGTGATATTGCCATTAACTGGGCTGGAGGGCTGCACCATGCTAAGAAGTTTGag GCCTCAGGTTTCTGCTATGTCAATGACATTGTGATCGGCATCCTGGAACTACTGAA GTATCATCCCCGTGTGTTGTACATTGATATTGACATCCACCATGGAGATGGTGTACAGGAAGCCTTTTATCTTACTGATCGAGTCATGACTGTCTCTTTCCATAAATATGGCAATTACTTCTTCCCTGGCACAG GTGATATGTATGAAGTTGGAGCAGAAAGTGGACGATACTACTGTCTCAATGTGCCCCTGCGAGATGGCATCGATGACCAGA GTTACAAGCACCTCTTCCAGCCTGTCATCAACCAAGTGGTGGATTTTTACCAACCTACATGCATTGTGTTACAG TGTGGAGCTGATTCACTGGGTTGTGATCGACTGGGCTGCTTCAACCTTAGCATCCGAGGTCATGG GGAGTGTGTCGAATATGTCAAGAGCTTTAACATCCCATTGCTGGTACTGGGTGGTGGTGGCTACACTGTGCGAAATGTTGCCCGATGCTG GACATATGAGACATCACTATTGGTAGAAGAAGCTATCAGTGAGGAGCTACCATATAGTG aatattttgagtACTTTGCCCCAGACTTCACATTGCATCCAGATGTCAGCACACGCATTGAAAACCAAAATTCACGCCAG TACCTTGACCAGATCCGGCAGACCATCTTTGAGAATCTGAAAATGTTGAATCATGCACCCAGTGTCCAGATTCATGATGTGCCATCTGATCTGCTGACCTATGACAGAACTGATGAAGCTGATGCTGAAGAAAGGGGCCCTGAAGAAAATTATACCAG GCCAGAGGCTTCCAACGAGTTCTATGATGGAGACCATGACAACGATAAGGAAAGTGATGTAGAGATTTGA
- the HDAC3 gene encoding histone deacetylase 3 isoform X2: MLRSLRYHPRVLYIDIDIHHGDGVQEAFYLTDRVMTVSFHKYGNYFFPGTGDMYEVGAESGRYYCLNVPLRDGIDDQSYKHLFQPVINQVVDFYQPTCIVLQCGADSLGCDRLGCFNLSIRGHGECVEYVKSFNIPLLVLGGGGYTVRNVARCWTYETSLLVEEAISEELPYSEYFEYFAPDFTLHPDVSTRIENQNSRQYLDQIRQTIFENLKMLNHAPSVQIHDVPSDLLTYDRTDEADAEERGPEENYTRPEASNEFYDGDHDNDKESDVEI; encoded by the exons ATGCTAAGAAGTTTGag GTATCATCCCCGTGTGTTGTACATTGATATTGACATCCACCATGGAGATGGTGTACAGGAAGCCTTTTATCTTACTGATCGAGTCATGACTGTCTCTTTCCATAAATATGGCAATTACTTCTTCCCTGGCACAG GTGATATGTATGAAGTTGGAGCAGAAAGTGGACGATACTACTGTCTCAATGTGCCCCTGCGAGATGGCATCGATGACCAGA GTTACAAGCACCTCTTCCAGCCTGTCATCAACCAAGTGGTGGATTTTTACCAACCTACATGCATTGTGTTACAG TGTGGAGCTGATTCACTGGGTTGTGATCGACTGGGCTGCTTCAACCTTAGCATCCGAGGTCATGG GGAGTGTGTCGAATATGTCAAGAGCTTTAACATCCCATTGCTGGTACTGGGTGGTGGTGGCTACACTGTGCGAAATGTTGCCCGATGCTG GACATATGAGACATCACTATTGGTAGAAGAAGCTATCAGTGAGGAGCTACCATATAGTG aatattttgagtACTTTGCCCCAGACTTCACATTGCATCCAGATGTCAGCACACGCATTGAAAACCAAAATTCACGCCAG TACCTTGACCAGATCCGGCAGACCATCTTTGAGAATCTGAAAATGTTGAATCATGCACCCAGTGTCCAGATTCATGATGTGCCATCTGATCTGCTGACCTATGACAGAACTGATGAAGCTGATGCTGAAGAAAGGGGCCCTGAAGAAAATTATACCAG GCCAGAGGCTTCCAACGAGTTCTATGATGGAGACCATGACAACGATAAGGAAAGTGATGTAGAGATTTGA
- the HDAC3 gene encoding histone deacetylase 3 isoform X3, whose amino-acid sequence MGYHPRVLYIDIDIHHGDGVQEAFYLTDRVMTVSFHKYGNYFFPGTGDMYEVGAESGRYYCLNVPLRDGIDDQSYKHLFQPVINQVVDFYQPTCIVLQCGADSLGCDRLGCFNLSIRGHGECVEYVKSFNIPLLVLGGGGYTVRNVARCWTYETSLLVEEAISEELPYSEYFEYFAPDFTLHPDVSTRIENQNSRQYLDQIRQTIFENLKMLNHAPSVQIHDVPSDLLTYDRTDEADAEERGPEENYTRPEASNEFYDGDHDNDKESDVEI is encoded by the exons ATGGG GTATCATCCCCGTGTGTTGTACATTGATATTGACATCCACCATGGAGATGGTGTACAGGAAGCCTTTTATCTTACTGATCGAGTCATGACTGTCTCTTTCCATAAATATGGCAATTACTTCTTCCCTGGCACAG GTGATATGTATGAAGTTGGAGCAGAAAGTGGACGATACTACTGTCTCAATGTGCCCCTGCGAGATGGCATCGATGACCAGA GTTACAAGCACCTCTTCCAGCCTGTCATCAACCAAGTGGTGGATTTTTACCAACCTACATGCATTGTGTTACAG TGTGGAGCTGATTCACTGGGTTGTGATCGACTGGGCTGCTTCAACCTTAGCATCCGAGGTCATGG GGAGTGTGTCGAATATGTCAAGAGCTTTAACATCCCATTGCTGGTACTGGGTGGTGGTGGCTACACTGTGCGAAATGTTGCCCGATGCTG GACATATGAGACATCACTATTGGTAGAAGAAGCTATCAGTGAGGAGCTACCATATAGTG aatattttgagtACTTTGCCCCAGACTTCACATTGCATCCAGATGTCAGCACACGCATTGAAAACCAAAATTCACGCCAG TACCTTGACCAGATCCGGCAGACCATCTTTGAGAATCTGAAAATGTTGAATCATGCACCCAGTGTCCAGATTCATGATGTGCCATCTGATCTGCTGACCTATGACAGAACTGATGAAGCTGATGCTGAAGAAAGGGGCCCTGAAGAAAATTATACCAG GCCAGAGGCTTCCAACGAGTTCTATGATGGAGACCATGACAACGATAAGGAAAGTGATGTAGAGATTTGA